A single genomic interval of Sphingopyxis sp. CCNWLW2 harbors:
- a CDS encoding TonB-dependent receptor: MKAGQIHSAKTARRAALVRELMLGAGTLAALCSAGQAYAQAAPAPQPPAAEAAEAPGDAIVVTGYRKSIEQSLEQKREANSLIEVITAEDIGKFPDKNVADALQRVPGVIITRDGGEGSRVSIRGLQEGLTLTLLNGNFIAGADSGDPSRSFNYVLLPSNFIASTEVYKSAEARLEEGGVGGTVILNTRRPFDLPAWSGFVSAEGTYSDTTKKFDPQIAGQISWKDPEERLGFLIGATYQERANRELRGSTETWRWWSDRAPNGDIITPATDVNGNPFENDDAISYWPGTGVTGQDGKHYSGYWAPQSVNAEVFSQQRKRLGIQATAQMRPIENLTVTANYFRFDYKSNWQSNVLKIPEWGYGNFFTAPTFDESGTIFQSANFQVPAAGTGCLTRPTPCTMETPQLAGSYSREKQVSNTFETEVAWNQDNFDAVLKFGKTKATGGPSMRFGVAVKPRLTIPGQEQNGNFLSAWDFTGGNLNMEFSPELQENIKNGIAQIDVGSTGSGFTNSALSQRYAQLDLVRRFDGFLSAFRVGGKWREMSIHRETGRNEWYADPATKRRYQDTPAGAVARPEYFYDKPIGNIAGGFNASSFPGINFSNYLDYINDTYGPSVRVPEPNNTYDLKEKVFAGYVQADFATGPLRGNIGVRVAHTKQSGLTSDRLQFLNDYCVDGPGGPFDPNVPLAPDGNCQVRPLAEREVIVNTQVDQSKSYTDWLPSLNVVYEVTPDIVVRGAVAKVIARPSFNDLGSQRSLTYRSEAYAFDRGQFGEFEGWSGSGGNADLQPFSAWQYDLGVEWYFKRGSVLGVGLFRKDVSDFVVPLVLDVTREVNGEQVLIQPYSTVANGSNARSQGVEVYAQHTFDFGLGAQVNFTYNDTSVADITLDGETVGKSALVGSAKTQVNASVFYETDKFLVRASYNRRGERVEGLSSGLNIYTDPYEQVDINASYELMDGLMLTASVINLTKSEERQHLGNDTKDRFVRSNYFGRRAYVGVSYKF, encoded by the coding sequence ATGAAGGCAGGACAAATCCATTCCGCGAAGACGGCGCGGCGCGCGGCGCTGGTGCGCGAACTGATGCTGGGTGCGGGCACGCTCGCGGCACTGTGCAGCGCCGGGCAGGCCTATGCGCAGGCAGCACCGGCGCCGCAGCCGCCTGCCGCTGAAGCGGCAGAGGCGCCGGGCGATGCGATCGTCGTCACCGGCTATCGCAAGTCGATCGAGCAGAGCCTCGAGCAGAAGCGCGAAGCGAACTCGCTGATCGAAGTGATCACCGCCGAGGATATCGGCAAATTTCCCGACAAGAACGTCGCCGACGCGCTGCAGCGCGTCCCCGGTGTCATCATCACGCGCGACGGCGGCGAGGGCAGCCGCGTCAGCATTCGCGGGCTGCAGGAAGGCCTCACGCTGACGCTGCTCAACGGCAATTTCATCGCCGGCGCCGACAGCGGCGATCCGTCGCGCTCGTTCAACTATGTCCTGCTGCCGTCGAACTTCATCGCCAGCACCGAAGTCTATAAGTCGGCCGAGGCGCGGCTCGAAGAGGGCGGCGTCGGCGGCACCGTGATCCTCAACACCCGCCGTCCGTTCGACCTGCCGGCCTGGTCGGGCTTCGTTTCGGCCGAAGGCACCTATTCGGACACGACCAAGAAGTTCGATCCGCAGATCGCCGGCCAAATTTCATGGAAAGATCCCGAGGAGCGGCTCGGCTTCCTCATTGGCGCGACCTATCAGGAACGGGCGAACCGCGAACTGCGCGGCTCGACGGAAACCTGGCGCTGGTGGAGCGACCGCGCCCCGAACGGCGACATCATCACCCCTGCGACCGACGTCAACGGCAATCCGTTCGAGAATGACGACGCGATTTCCTATTGGCCGGGCACCGGTGTGACGGGGCAGGACGGCAAGCATTATTCGGGCTATTGGGCGCCGCAGTCGGTCAATGCCGAAGTCTTTTCCCAGCAGCGCAAGCGCCTTGGCATCCAGGCGACCGCGCAGATGCGCCCGATCGAAAACCTGACCGTCACCGCCAATTATTTCCGCTTCGATTACAAGAGCAACTGGCAGAGCAATGTGCTGAAGATCCCCGAATGGGGTTATGGCAATTTCTTCACCGCGCCGACCTTTGATGAGAGTGGCACGATCTTCCAGTCGGCGAATTTCCAGGTGCCCGCCGCGGGAACCGGCTGCCTTACCCGGCCGACACCTTGCACGATGGAAACGCCGCAGCTCGCCGGGTCGTATAGCCGCGAAAAGCAGGTTTCGAACACGTTCGAGACCGAGGTCGCCTGGAATCAGGACAATTTCGACGCAGTGCTGAAATTCGGCAAGACGAAGGCGACGGGCGGTCCGTCGATGCGCTTCGGCGTCGCCGTGAAGCCGCGCCTGACGATCCCCGGGCAGGAGCAGAATGGCAACTTCCTGAGCGCGTGGGATTTCACCGGCGGCAATCTCAACATGGAATTCTCGCCCGAACTGCAGGAAAATATCAAGAACGGCATCGCGCAGATCGACGTCGGCTCGACGGGTTCGGGCTTCACCAACAGCGCGCTCTCGCAGCGTTATGCGCAGCTCGATCTCGTCCGCCGCTTCGACGGTTTCCTCAGCGCGTTCCGTGTCGGCGGCAAATGGCGCGAGATGAGCATCCATCGCGAAACCGGCCGTAACGAATGGTATGCCGATCCGGCGACCAAGCGGCGGTATCAGGATACGCCCGCGGGCGCGGTGGCACGGCCGGAATATTTCTATGACAAGCCGATCGGCAACATCGCCGGCGGGTTCAATGCAAGCTCGTTCCCGGGCATCAATTTCAGCAATTATCTCGACTATATCAACGACACCTATGGCCCCTCGGTGCGCGTGCCCGAACCGAACAACACCTATGACCTGAAGGAAAAGGTGTTCGCCGGCTATGTGCAGGCCGACTTCGCGACCGGCCCGCTGCGCGGCAACATCGGTGTCCGCGTCGCGCACACCAAGCAGTCGGGCCTGACGTCGGATCGTCTGCAATTCCTCAACGATTATTGCGTCGACGGTCCGGGCGGACCCTTCGATCCGAATGTGCCGCTCGCTCCCGACGGCAACTGCCAGGTACGGCCGCTCGCCGAACGCGAGGTGATCGTCAACACGCAGGTCGATCAGTCGAAGAGCTACACCGACTGGCTCCCCAGCCTGAACGTCGTCTATGAAGTCACCCCCGATATCGTCGTCCGCGGCGCGGTCGCCAAGGTGATTGCGCGCCCGTCGTTCAACGATCTCGGATCGCAGCGCTCGCTCACCTATCGTTCGGAAGCCTATGCCTTCGATCGCGGCCAGTTCGGCGAGTTCGAAGGCTGGTCGGGCAGCGGCGGCAACGCCGACCTTCAGCCCTTCTCGGCCTGGCAGTACGACCTTGGTGTCGAATGGTATTTCAAGCGCGGCTCGGTGCTCGGTGTCGGCCTGTTCCGTAAGGATGTGTCGGACTTCGTCGTTCCGCTCGTGCTCGACGTGACGCGCGAAGTGAATGGCGAGCAGGTGCTGATCCAGCCCTATTCGACCGTCGCCAACGGTTCGAACGCAAGGTCGCAGGGTGTTGAAGTCTACGCGCAGCATACCTTCGACTTCGGTCTCGGTGCGCAGGTGAATTTCACCTATAACGACACTTCGGTCGCCGACATCACGCTCGACGGCGAAACGGTCGGCAAGTCGGCGCTGGTCGGCAGCGCGAAGACGCAGGTCAACGCGTCGGTCTTCTACGAAACCGACAAATTCCTCGTCCGCGCTTCGTACAATCGTCGCGGCGAAAGGGTCGAAGGGCTCTCATCGGGCCTCAACATCTACACTGACCCCTATGAACAGGTCGACATCAACGCCTCGTACGAGCTGATGGACGGGCTGATGCTCACCGCTTCGGTCATCAACCTGACCAAGTCGGAAGAGCGCCAGCACCTTGGTAACGACACCAAGGACCGCTTCGTTCGCAGCAACTACTTCGGCCGCCGCGCTTACGTTGGCGTTTCGTACAAGTTCTGA
- a CDS encoding glycoside hydrolase family 43 protein translates to MRVGLKSLVFGAALLMAGTAAAENPIVPGWYADPEIRVFGDRYWIYPTYSDHGETPDLSQHFNEQQKKLREQKTVRPSYHYQTFFNVFSSPDLVHWTKHSHALDVENVAWAAYAVWAPSAIEKDGKYYLFFGANDIQSDDQRGGIGVAVSDRPEGPFKDAIGKPLIDAFHNGAQPIDQFVFRDDDGQHYLYYGGWKHCNVVRLGDDLTSIVPFADGTTYKEITPPGYVEGSFMVKRKGVYYLMWSEGGWTGPDYSVAYAMGPSPTGPFKPMGKILSQDFKIARGAGHHSVVNVPGTDDWYIAYHRRPLDQTSGERRQLAIDRMIFNADGTIAPVKMTNEGVAARPLPARTANRGETK, encoded by the coding sequence GTGCGTGTCGGATTGAAATCGCTGGTTTTTGGTGCGGCGCTGCTAATGGCGGGCACGGCCGCGGCAGAGAATCCGATCGTTCCCGGCTGGTACGCCGACCCCGAAATCCGTGTTTTCGGCGACCGCTACTGGATTTATCCGACCTATTCGGATCATGGCGAGACGCCGGATCTCTCGCAGCATTTCAACGAGCAGCAGAAGAAGCTGCGCGAACAGAAGACGGTCCGGCCGTCCTATCATTACCAGACCTTCTTCAACGTCTTTTCGTCGCCCGACCTCGTCCACTGGACGAAGCACAGCCACGCCCTCGACGTCGAGAATGTCGCCTGGGCCGCCTATGCCGTGTGGGCGCCGTCGGCGATCGAGAAAGACGGCAAATATTATCTCTTCTTCGGCGCCAACGACATCCAGTCGGATGACCAGCGCGGCGGCATCGGCGTCGCGGTCAGCGACCGCCCCGAGGGGCCGTTCAAGGACGCGATCGGCAAGCCGCTGATCGACGCCTTCCACAACGGCGCGCAGCCGATCGACCAGTTCGTCTTTCGCGACGATGATGGGCAGCATTATCTCTATTATGGCGGCTGGAAGCATTGCAACGTCGTCCGCCTCGGCGACGACCTGACCTCGATCGTGCCCTTCGCCGACGGCACGACCTATAAGGAAATCACGCCCCCCGGCTATGTCGAGGGCTCGTTCATGGTGAAGCGCAAGGGCGTCTATTATCTGATGTGGTCGGAGGGCGGCTGGACCGGTCCCGACTATTCGGTCGCCTATGCGATGGGGCCGTCGCCGACCGGGCCGTTCAAGCCGATGGGCAAGATACTCAGCCAGGATTTCAAGATCGCGCGCGGCGCGGGGCATCATTCGGTGGTCAATGTGCCCGGCACCGACGACTGGTATATCGCCTATCACCGCCGCCCGCTCGACCAGACGAGCGGCGAGCGCCGCCAGCTCGCGATCGACCGCATGATCTTCAACGCCGACGGCACGATCGCGCCGGTGAAAATGACAAACGAGGGCGTCGCAGCGCGTCCGCTGCCGGCACGAACGGCAAACAGGGGAGAGACGAAGTGA
- a CDS encoding glycoside hydrolase family 2 protein, whose translation MRKFLITASLLALAPVAAYAQTASPPAEGAVYTSDLMTRWGKEVTPENAWRLYPRPQMVRERWVNLNGLWDYAIAPKAAERPAAMDGQILVPFPVESKLSRVARKVTPDDRVWYRRSFTVPADWRGQNVMLNFGAVDYEATVRVNGSVVGSHKGGFDAFGFDISPYLKAGANELIVEVTDPTSAGTQPRGKQILDPAGIWYTAVSGIWQTVWIEPVPKLHIAEVRATPDIDRGTVDVEVALSGWANDTDAVRLTASAGGKPIASTIIRANRRATLAVPNAHLWSPDDPHLYDLKAELVTIADPYAGEKERDRKAYDSRFTDHESRVYAKARVEGAPRDSVAAYFAMRKVSIGPGRVAGQPAILLNNKPLFQHGTLDQGWWPDGLYTPPSEEAMKSDIVFLKKAGFNMLRKHIKVEPARYYHDADRLGMLIWQDMPSGGGEDQYLAGTSQYQAIFPSETLAEQQKQLSEMIGELRAFPSIVTWVVNNEGWGQYDSETLARFVKGLDPSRLVNANSGWVDVAPGVSEMLDIHTYEDVPRTPPLQANRAIVLGEYGGVGFPVPGHIWKPGKGNWSYQVAQDEKEYLVRFRRKMEGVIRQAKENGLSASVYTQTTDVEDEINGLLTYDRAVPKASAEALAEIAAPLWTTPTPD comes from the coding sequence ATGCGCAAGTTTTTGATCACCGCTTCCCTTCTCGCTCTCGCACCGGTCGCGGCGTACGCGCAGACCGCCTCGCCGCCCGCGGAGGGCGCCGTCTACACCAGTGACCTGATGACGCGCTGGGGCAAGGAGGTGACCCCCGAAAACGCCTGGCGCCTTTACCCCCGCCCGCAGATGGTGCGCGAGCGCTGGGTCAATCTCAACGGCCTGTGGGACTATGCGATCGCGCCGAAGGCGGCCGAGCGTCCAGCGGCGATGGACGGCCAGATCCTCGTGCCGTTCCCCGTCGAATCGAAACTCTCGCGCGTCGCGCGCAAGGTCACGCCCGACGACCGCGTCTGGTATCGCCGCAGCTTCACCGTCCCGGCCGACTGGCGCGGCCAGAATGTCATGCTCAATTTCGGCGCGGTCGATTATGAAGCGACCGTGCGCGTCAACGGATCGGTCGTCGGATCGCACAAGGGCGGGTTCGATGCCTTCGGTTTCGACATCAGCCCCTATCTGAAAGCGGGCGCGAACGAGCTGATCGTCGAGGTGACCGACCCGACGAGCGCGGGCACGCAGCCGCGCGGCAAGCAGATCCTCGACCCCGCGGGCATCTGGTACACCGCGGTTAGCGGCATCTGGCAGACGGTGTGGATCGAGCCGGTTCCGAAGCTCCACATCGCCGAGGTGCGCGCGACCCCCGATATCGACCGCGGCACTGTCGACGTTGAGGTGGCGCTCTCGGGCTGGGCGAACGATACCGACGCGGTGCGCTTGACCGCGAGTGCGGGCGGCAAGCCGATCGCCTCGACGATCATCCGCGCCAACCGGCGCGCGACGCTCGCGGTGCCCAACGCGCATCTCTGGTCGCCCGACGATCCGCATCTCTACGACCTCAAGGCCGAACTGGTGACGATCGCCGATCCTTATGCGGGCGAAAAGGAGCGCGACCGCAAGGCCTATGACTCGCGCTTCACCGACCATGAAAGCCGCGTCTATGCGAAGGCGCGGGTCGAGGGCGCGCCGCGCGACAGCGTCGCCGCCTATTTCGCGATGCGCAAAGTGTCGATCGGGCCCGGCCGCGTCGCGGGGCAGCCCGCGATCCTGCTCAACAACAAGCCGCTGTTCCAGCACGGCACGCTCGATCAGGGCTGGTGGCCCGACGGGCTGTACACGCCGCCGTCCGAAGAGGCGATGAAGAGCGATATCGTCTTTTTGAAGAAGGCGGGGTTCAACATGCTGCGCAAGCATATCAAGGTCGAACCCGCGCGCTATTATCACGACGCCGACCGGCTCGGCATGCTGATCTGGCAGGACATGCCCTCGGGCGGCGGCGAGGATCAATATCTCGCCGGCACCAGCCAGTATCAGGCGATCTTCCCGTCGGAAACGCTCGCCGAGCAGCAGAAGCAATTGTCCGAAATGATCGGCGAGCTGCGTGCCTTCCCCTCGATCGTGACGTGGGTCGTCAACAATGAGGGGTGGGGTCAATATGATTCGGAAACGCTCGCACGCTTCGTGAAGGGACTCGATCCCTCGCGGCTCGTTAACGCCAATTCGGGCTGGGTCGACGTCGCGCCGGGTGTATCGGAAATGCTCGACATCCACACCTATGAGGATGTGCCGAGGACGCCGCCGCTACAGGCCAACCGCGCGATCGTGCTCGGCGAATATGGCGGGGTGGGTTTCCCCGTGCCGGGGCATATCTGGAAGCCGGGCAAGGGCAATTGGAGCTATCAGGTCGCGCAGGACGAGAAGGAATATCTCGTCCGCTTCCGCCGCAAGATGGAGGGCGTGATCCGGCAGGCGAAGGAGAATGGGCTCAGCGCTTCGGTCTACACCCAGACGACCGATGTCGAGGACGAGATCAACGGTCTTTTGACCTATGACCGCGCGGTGCCGAAGGCGTCGGCGGAGGCGCTGGCCGAGATCGCCGCGCCGCTGTGGACGACCCCGACTCCGGACTGA